In Erigeron canadensis isolate Cc75 chromosome 8, C_canadensis_v1, whole genome shotgun sequence, the DNA window TCATGACCCGTCCTGTTTAGCATTCTTGATCATAACATTTAGGCTATCCACAGCAAGGATGTGCATGTAAGATTTGTGGTGATATGAAAGATGTTTGTAAGAAGGTTATTGTTGTGGTGATGAGGTAGAAGATATATATCCTTGGGTGTTTGTGGAGAAGGATGAGAAAGGATGGGGAAAAAGGGTGTTTGAGCATGAAATGTTAAGCTCAATCACCAAATGGGTTTAACCATGAAAATCATCATAATCTTCTCAATAAGAGTGCAAACCGACTAAGTTCTTGACGAACCTAAGGTGGATGATGATTTTCCTAAAGAGATGTTTCGATCTTTGGAGGATATGAAtgttatatgattttgtgttatGAATGATTGATGAATGATGGCTCTTAGTTGTATTATGTTGAATGTCAATGAAAAGAGGTATTTATAAGCAGTCAAATTAAGGTAACCTCGTGATTTGGGCATGTCAGAAATAGACTCTAGAGTCATTATTGCCAGGCGTTTTTGAGAAAACATAGTGAAAGCATATGTGTCAAAATAACACTGGTGGTTATATCTTCCAACACattaaaaatttacatataaCTTGCTATTTAAAAACTTTAGGAAAGCATATGTACTATGAGCGGTAGGTGTCATAAGTATTGTCGCATTCACACACCGGAACTCAATGTGTACAATTAAcaaactttagggtcaaaacaaataaaaaaaatcttcacGGACGTGCCATGCATATCATTTCCCCTTATTCatatataacttttcaatatatatatatattgagaaccaacttaaaatgagaacaaatgagaatacttaaaaactacattttgatgaattaaaagtccataaaactgacatagtgcataactaattatcattatttaagtgtttaacaacacatggatccgtcaaaatcggaaaaaatcacgttttttgttggatgcatcattttgataatatgcatccaagatgtatgcacaaaacaaaaaacgtgatttttttgattttgaaggatcaatACATTGTtgaacacttaaataatgataattaagtatgcactatgttagttttatggacttttaatgcatcaaaatgatgtttttaagtgttctcaccgttcttattttagaAGTGTTCTCAGGGTTACccgttcaatatatatatatatatatattgccgaatttttttttacataggATAAACATACGTGGCATGCTTGTGTAGTATAAGATCTTGTACACACTTAGAAGTTATAAAcggtgtttttattttatatatagaggATATCGTCTAGTAGAGGCTCACGATACAAAGGGGGCTGCAGCAGGAGTTGCGCTGTACATTAAGGCCTAAATTGACACTCGATACACATGTGGGGGCAGCCTTGGAGAAACAAGGAGCTCAAGCGAAGAAGCTTTGACATTTGCCAATCCAGGGCTTTCAGTCATGTCAATCTGATCATTTGATGGATTTTGGAACTCAAATCCATGTATCATATTGGCCAATATTAACTGCATTGCTTCAAGAGAAAAAGTGATTCCGGGGCATATTCTTCTACCACTGCTAAAGGGAATCAATTCGAAATGTTTACCCTTCACATCGATTTCCTTGTTGCTTGTCAAGAATCTTTCTGGTTGGAATTCAAATGGATCAGTCCATACTTCAGGATCATGATGAATTTTCCATAGATTTACCAAAAGGCGAGTCCCTTTAGGAATAGTGTAGCCACCAACAATGCAGTCGTCAGTAGACACATGAGGAACAGAAAGTGGTGCAGCTGGATAAAGTCGCATCGTTTCTTTTATAATTGCTTGAAGATAGACCAAGTTCTTCAAATCTGACTCCTCAACAAATCTATCTTTTCCAACATATTTTTCGAGCTCTTTTTGGGATTTTTGCAACACGAGAGGATTGTTGACTAGTAAAGCTAAAGCCCATGTTAGAGTGGCGCTTGTTGTGTCAGTGGCTGCAAGTAACAATGCCTAAAAGCAAGAAATTTCATAAGTGTTTATTTACACTACCCAATTactgaaataataataatataagtaattaCAATTTCCATACCATGCATGTCGATTTCACTACCACATCAGTGCTGAATCCATAAAGATCCTCTTTTGCTTCTTCAAGACGCGATAACAACATACCCATGAAGCCTTGGTCTGTGCTCTCGTCTACCTGCTGCTTAAAACTAAGCATCTTTTTGTGCTCTTCTAACCATCCATTGATCACAGCATCCATCTCTATTGCTGTCTTTTTCATTATCTTCTCATATCCTCCAAAATCTAACCACCTCAAGCCTGGAATGGCATCGGACGGCACAAATGCACCAGTTAGTTCAAAAAACCGCCTAATAGTCTTCTTGtattcatcatcattttgttGACCACGGGAAAAACAGACGCCAAAAATCACCCTCCCAACAATGTTCATCATCAAGTTTCCAAACCAATCTTTCAAATCAACTTTTGTCATTTCCGAAGACCCTTCATTTATCTTACAAGTTGTATACATGTCTAATATGGATGACTTCACTTCAGATACTCGGATATGTGAAATCATTTCAAGGCGCTTTTGAGACAGCAGTTCAAGCACAATTATCTTGCGTATCTCACGCCAGTATGGACCATATGGCGCAAAACCTATCATGCCACAGTTGTAGCCCATGAGCTCACTCGCCATGGATCTTGGTCGGCTAGCAAAAACTCTGTCATTCGTAGTTAAGCACTCTTTAGCCATCGCTGAATTGCTGACAATTAAAACAGGATGAACACCAAGCTTTAAAGTAAAAATGGGTCCAAACTTGTCAGCCATCGACCCCAACAGTTTGTGATGCACTTGAGAACCAGCTAAAAGATGCAAGTGACCAATTATTGGCCATGAGCCTGCAGCTTCTGGTACTTTCTTTCCCTTTCCGTTATTGCTGCTATTGGCTCGGGCTTTTATCCATGCCAGATGACCAAAGACAAGAAAACAGAATATGATGGCTACAGAGAATATGAAAGACAGAGGTAAGTCCATAACAAAAATTTCTGTGAATAAAAGAGTTTAGCATTTGAAGAAGGTGAGAAAATGTTAATACCTGAACATATAAATAACTGATTCATGTTATCTCATTCAGTTTACAATAATTCATGATACAGTGATAGGTAATTTGTGTGGATATCATAGCATCAGTGGGCCTGTATGAGAAGAAATGTAATCCGGCCAAATTGGACTAAGAGTAAAATAATGCCATCTTATTTGACTTCTGATGTTTTCCAGAagacaaaaaacaaaataaataatacatgttGAAGAAGGCGAGGTGTGgatgaaaaaaggaaaaaacatcAATATGTTGTTTCCCAGATTTGGTTAGCTTGACGTTGTACGTCCATAGCATCTCTGTAATTAACATCATCTTAAGGGATTTATTGTAATACCGCGTGTGTAACACCCTAATTGTATTTACATAATATTTCAAGTTTTAGGTCTAATTCacttttatatacaaaaagttTTTGACTCGTGGCCCATATACTTCAAAATAATCATTTGACTTCTTTGAAGTTCCTAAATTTCTACCTATAGTCTTTATAATAAATATGGGTACTAACACTTGAACACAAAAATCCCACCGAAATTTCGGTCCGTAACTACTTAGGTCCAAACTTGTTAGCCATAGACCCCCACAGTTTGTGATACACTCGAGAACCAGCTAAAAGATGCAAGTGACCAATTATTGGCCATGAGCCTGCACCTTTGAGAGTTTGGGTACTGTCTTTCCCGTTCTGTTATTGCTGCTATGAACTGGTAACCACCAAGAATATGAAAGTGGCCAATTGTTGGCCATGCCAGCTGACTAAAGACCAGTAAACAGAAAATGGTGGACTGGTAACCACCAAGATTGTGAAAGATGAGGTAAATCCATTATATTATTCTCTGTGCATAGAAGAGGGTTGTATTCGAAGAAGgtgaaaaaatgttaattaccAGTCTTCCAGATATGATAACATCAGTGGGCCAGTATAGAAGGAGCTGAGAAGAAATGTAATCCTGCCTACCTTATTTGACTTTTGATGTTTTCCTGaggacaaaaagtaaaaataaaagtaagagTCGTGCAATGAAGGAGGAAAAGCAAGTCACACCTATAATCCAAACACAGTGGTCTTTAGAACCTGTTCTGTTTTCCGATGACATTAGTCACCacttcaatttttatttttgggttttcttGGAGGTGATTATGTGTTAAGTTttataatgtataatttatatgttcTATTTGTTCTTTGTTTCCACGAGTTGTAAAAGAGCCAAGCATATGGGAAAGTTAATATTTAGAGGGCTCCAATGGTGACTTACATCATTACTAAATCAGTTTTGCCAAATCAGCTCCACCTTAATAAGTTCTCTAAAGAATCAACAGGATGACAGAACATATTGATCAATAACATATATGAGTATACAATCAACGGTACCCCCTCTGCCCCCAATCAAGAAACTAAACTTTAAGATCTTCAGTCAAGATCTACATAACACAAGTTTAGACACCATACACATTGTGACATCACAAGCATTCATTTATTTGATAGATTCAAGATAAGTTATGTGATACATATTTTGGGTCCGTGTTAACAAAAGCACTtcttggccggaggtccttatggaagcagtctctctaccttttgggtagaggtaagactgtctacagctcacctcccccatatCCCGCTCAGGGAttgggtacagttgttgttgttgttgttaacaAAAGCAACATTAAcataacatgaaaatatatagATCAGGAATAAGAATTGACACATTACAAATAACTAACGATATAAAAACAATTAGAACGAAACACAATGATACCTATGAAAAACATTAATATTTCCACTTTAATTCTACAAGCTATATtaacttataattttatatataaatgtatagtGCCAAATTTTTTAACATAATGAGAAACGTACATGGCATGCTAGTTATCTTATGTATTCATTCGTAGTAGAAGATCTTTTACACACTTAAAAACGGTATTTATTTATTGTAGAGGATACCTATTTCCGTACACCATCAAGCAGagtgtcacaccccaccttaggcggaatcgtaggatatgacgaaaagatatagttatagcacatggactttgtaatagagtcatactaaatgaaattcaaataaatgtaattttcacaaacggaaagtctaggcaacacgcctcaaatagcaaagaagtaacaattgcaaatagtgttcaatgtttcacatgcaatctaggagtccatgaaggatctctttattggtcttcctaaagtccataagctcaatcttcttaagcattgttatcacctgaaaatgaatgctcgaaaatgtcaacataacgttggtgagttcgtaggtttaaaggaatacaaatgagtttgttgtgcatgatatatcaagttttggacaatagtgtaaatataaacatgtagtagcatactaaatactgatcaatgccatcatagttatccaacaacacaatccccatcactcctgttaacaactcaatcatgctttaaataccaacaactaccagctggagtatatagttggtcgatagatttcaagtagtcttcaatagatatcaacagacatctattgcatcatagaatcaacacaagcaagctaacatacacatttcataagtacacgtatatgtccaataaaacaaactagttttggcacagctagtaaagaaataaaaatattttgagcatcattttcccccaaagaaataaataaaaaggggccacgaaactcacctcaacaagcaagtagttatgcaaagtccaacaaggtcgctagaatctacacaacatatatatgaacaagttacaattatggacatggtcaagaaccatccattgtaacccgtatttgatgatatatacatatatggctactttcaaaatattcccaactgatttgtcatctattattaagttacaagtcacataacttaatatagagtatttgttttaatgatttatgatttagttctacaagctcttattcgctgaaatttttggtaactttatcaatttttattctagATCACCCGAACTAaccaagtccttaaatttttaccacagtaacttttatgtgttagatacttaaatgaatttttacagaatttattttgttcttgaactatttttaaaaattcgataattacagactagttaataaattcactgtttgcgcacagaaaagttttataaaagttaagggccttcgaagtttcaaaaaaaatccaaatttttactgtacactcttaacatcttaaaaatgtttctggaaaaaaataatcttccagttcataaaatcgaccaagatatgactatttgaagtcgacctaaatctgttctgaaaactcagctttgcgcagttttgttataaaattcgtttgacaaccttaaacttcatattttgacacgaaaccacttccaccagaaagtagacttcctgaaattaattttagacaccaaaaacgtgacttaaccatcttccatgaccaagatacgacatttcaaagttaacaaacggaatctgtccagattctgaaataacccaaacttactgttttaaagactactacaactaatattcatatataaactttcaaatctttccaacacctatttacatctgttattatgatttccatgccttcataattgaatttctctaattatattaattattataatacaataaatacataaacttttaacattaatatgatttatacttcaagcttttgatttaaccttaaaaaaaaccctttcattcattattataaatttgccataatatatattcatcaaataggttacttataaataaaaattaataaataaaaggaaatatatgcttatatatatatatatatatatatatatatatttaataaataaaaagactaatatatatgaaaagagaatataagtgattttaccccaagattgatgatcttcttcttagataccttaaaaaaagaatagaatataatcttaagaattttattgttaattgtaatttaaatcaagattcaatagaattataattaaacttaccaaagtttgctttgacaatgagatgattaataaaaaaaataaaaaaatatttgatgttGTGGTGCTTTGGTGTTGATCGaccaaagagaagaaaaagaatcaaaaaaagttttggttttttttattattatttaggttatagttattatatatatatatatatatatatatatatatatatatggagataagtgttttagttagtttatgattagacttaatgcaacataagaattctaatggaattaaaattccttgctcaccataaattgttgtaatatatatatgactaaaattttttactaaacatatgatattttactattactattaccatcttactacttatactaattatatattattttcataattattgatttcgttcaccgctaaatagcgtatactaatttatcaatgtctagaaataaatatgactaacaactacaagtctagaaattacggggatagttatagtcatctatgtttaggaagatcaaatatctcaatcctaaacttttgaaattcaagtaatagaaatcccatattggaaatgatcaccacgtttctatgcttgttatactatataggcatattgactagtcaagaaatttggaatgtaagttagagactataataaattaccagttttggtgacggatgtcacacaGAGGCTCACGATAAAGTGGGTGCTGCAGCCGAAGACGATGTACATTAAGGCCTAGGGGGAAACCCCAACCACATGTGGGGATAGTCTTGGAGAAACAAAGAGCTCAAGCGAAGAAGCTTTGACATTTGACAATCCAGGGCTTTCGGTCATGTCAATCTGATCATCTGATGGATTTTGGAACTCAAATCCATGTATTATATTGGCCAATATCAACTGCATTGCTTCAAGAGAAAAAGCGATTCCCGGGCATATTCTTCTACCACTGCTAAAGGGGATTAACTCGAAATGTTGACCCTTGACGTCAATTTCCTTTTTGGTTGTCAAGAATCTTTCTGGTTGGAATTCATATGGATCAGTCCATACTTCAGGATCATGTTGAATTTTCCATATATTTACCAAAAGGCGAGTCCCTTTAGGGATAGTGTAGCCACCGACAATACAGTCGTCGGTGGAAACATGAGGTAGAGAAAGTGGTATTGCTGGATAAAGTCGCATCGTTTCTTTTATAATTGCTTGAAGATAGACCAAGTTCTTCAAATCCGACTCCTCAACAATTCTATCTTTTCCCACATATTTTTCAAGCTCTTTTTGGGATTTTTTCAGCACCAGAGGATTGTTGACTAGTAAAGATAAAGCCCATGTTAGAGTCGCGCTTGTCGTGTCAGTTGATGCTATTAACAAGGCCTGAAAGCAAGAAATTTCATAAATGTATATTTACATCACACAATTACtgaataataaaagtattacAATTTCCATACCATGCATGTCGATTTCACGACCACATCAGTGCTGAATCCACAAAGTTCCTCTTTTGGTTCTTTAAGACGGGATAACAACATGGCCATGAAGTCCTGGTCTGTGCTCTCATTTACCTGCTGCTTATGCTCTTCCAACCACCCATTGATGAGAGTATCAACCTCTATTGctgtcttcttcatcatcttctcaTATCCTCCTAAATCTAACCACCTCACGCCTGGAATGGCATCAGATGGCACAAACGTACCCATTAGTGCAGAAAACCGCCTAATGACCTTCTTATATTCATCTTCATTTTGTTCGCCATGGGAAAAACGGACGCCAAATATCACCCTTACAACAATGTTCATAATTAAGTTTCCAAACCATTCTTTCATATCAACTTTTGTCATTTCAGAAGACCCTTCATTTCTCTTACAAATTCTATACATTTCTAATATGGATGAGTTCACTTCAGATATTCGGATATGTGCTAGCTTTTTAAGGTGCTGTTGGGACAACAATTCAAGCACAATTATCTTGCGCATCTCACGCCAATATGGACCATATGGCGCAAGGCCAACAACAGCATAGTTGTAGCCCATGAGCTCGCTTGCCATGGCTTTTGGTCGGCTAGCAAAAACTCTGTCATTCGTAGTTAAGCACTCTTTGGCCATCGCTGAATTGCTAACAATTAGAACAGGATGCACACCAAGCTTTATAGTGAAAATGGGTCCAAATTTGTCAGCCATAGACCCCAACAGTTTGTGATGCACTTGAGAACCAGCTAAAAGATGCAAGTGACCAATTATCGGCCATGACCCCACAGCTTCCAGTACTTTCTTTCCCTTTTCGTTATTGCTTCTATCAACTCGAGCTTTTATCCATGCCAGATGACCAAAGACCAGTAAACAGAATATGGTGGCTGCCGATAGTATGAAAGATAGCGGCAAATCCATAACAATTTTTGCTCTGCAAAGAAGAGATTAATATTCAAAGAAGGTGAGGAAATGTTAAGATTTGTAATTATACAAATAACCGATTCATGTTATCTAATTCAATTTATAACAACTAATTCCAGATATGATAGCTAATTTGTGTGGATATCATAGTATCAGTGGACCTGTATATATAGAAGGATGTGACAAGAAATGTAATCCTGCCAATATTCAAACAACTCAGAAAAGTTTTATTGGActaaaaatgacattttatttgACTTTTGATGTTTTCCACAtgataacaaaacaaaacaagagTCGTGCAACGCAAAAGAAAAAGCAACAAACCTAAAACCTGAacgaaatacaaaaaaaaacaaagtgaTTTATATTAATTCTATTACAACAACAATTGGGCGGGTAATGGGGAGATGAACTGTAGACAGTCATACAAATACGTATTAATCCTACGCCTGTATGATTACTAATTTGCTAATATATGCTCTGACAATTCTACTAACTTTGATGggtgaaaatatatatacctggactctttctctcttttcttcTCCTTGAGCTCGCTCCACACCCCAAGGAATTGCTAGGCGGgttatgattaattaatcacactaaactatgtttatattttcataaatacTCGTACTTAGTTTCTTTCTTGCTCTCTCTGTTTATATTTTGAGGTTCACCACACAcactccaaaaaaaaaaaatagcagaTGGTGGAAAAAGAGGAGTGAAGCTGTGAAAGAGAAGTGGCTGGACActataatattaatatgttattgagtttttcttttttttcctaaaCAAAGAAACTAaactaaatgattaaaaaaataacttccGTGAATTTTATTTTGGTAAACAATTGctatcataaaaatatgttaaaaataaataatgtatctttcaaatttaaaatat includes these proteins:
- the LOC122609933 gene encoding cytochrome P450 CYP82D47-like isoform X2, translated to MNQLFICSAIIFCFLVFGHLAWIKARANSSNNGKGKKVPEAAGSWPIIGHLHLLAGSQVHHKLLGSMADKFGPIFTLKLGVHPVLIVSNSAMAKECLTTNDRVFASRPRSMASELMGYNCGMIGFAPYGPYWREIRKIIVLELLSQKRLEMISHIRVSEVKSSILDMYTTCKINEGSSEMTKVDLKDWFGNLMMNIVGRVIFGVCFSRGQQNDDEYKKTIRRFFELTGAFVPSDAIPGLRWLDFGGYEKIMKKTAIEMDAVINGWLEEHKKMLSFKQQVDESTDQGFMGMLLSRLEEAKEDLYGFSTDVVVKSTCMALLLAATDTTSATLTWALALLVNNPLVLQKSQKELEKYVGKDRFVEESDLKNLVYLQAIIKETMRLYPAAPLSVPHVSTDDCIVGGYTIPKGTRLLVNLWKIHHDPEVWTDPFEFQPERFLTSNKEIDVKGKHFELIPFSSGRRICPGITFSLEAMQLILANMIHGFEFQNPSNDQIDMTESPGLANVKASSLELLVSPRLPPHVYRVSI
- the LOC122609933 gene encoding cytochrome P450 CYP82D47-like isoform X1 — protein: MDLPLSFIFSVAIIFCFLVFGHLAWIKARANSSNNGKGKKVPEAAGSWPIIGHLHLLAGSQVHHKLLGSMADKFGPIFTLKLGVHPVLIVSNSAMAKECLTTNDRVFASRPRSMASELMGYNCGMIGFAPYGPYWREIRKIIVLELLSQKRLEMISHIRVSEVKSSILDMYTTCKINEGSSEMTKVDLKDWFGNLMMNIVGRVIFGVCFSRGQQNDDEYKKTIRRFFELTGAFVPSDAIPGLRWLDFGGYEKIMKKTAIEMDAVINGWLEEHKKMLSFKQQVDESTDQGFMGMLLSRLEEAKEDLYGFSTDVVVKSTCMALLLAATDTTSATLTWALALLVNNPLVLQKSQKELEKYVGKDRFVEESDLKNLVYLQAIIKETMRLYPAAPLSVPHVSTDDCIVGGYTIPKGTRLLVNLWKIHHDPEVWTDPFEFQPERFLTSNKEIDVKGKHFELIPFSSGRRICPGITFSLEAMQLILANMIHGFEFQNPSNDQIDMTESPGLANVKASSLELLVSPRLPPHVYRVSI
- the LOC122609935 gene encoding cytochrome P450 CYP82D47-like, with the translated sequence MDLPLSFILSAATIFCLLVFGHLAWIKARVDRSNNEKGKKVLEAVGSWPIIGHLHLLAGSQVHHKLLGSMADKFGPIFTIKLGVHPVLIVSNSAMAKECLTTNDRVFASRPKAMASELMGYNYAVVGLAPYGPYWREMRKIIVLELLSQQHLKKLAHIRISEVNSSILEMYRICKRNEGSSEMTKVDMKEWFGNLIMNIVVRVIFGVRFSHGEQNEDEYKKVIRRFSALMGTFVPSDAIPGVRWLDLGGYEKMMKKTAIEVDTLINGWLEEHKQQVNESTDQDFMAMLLSRLKEPKEELCGFSTDVVVKSTCMALLIASTDTTSATLTWALSLLVNNPLVLKKSQKELEKYVGKDRIVEESDLKNLVYLQAIIKETMRLYPAIPLSLPHVSTDDCIVGGYTIPKGTRLLVNIWKIQHDPEVWTDPYEFQPERFLTTKKEIDVKGQHFELIPFSSGRRICPGIAFSLEAMQLILANIIHGFEFQNPSDDQIDMTESPGLSNVKASSLELFVSPRLSPHVVGVSP